The Nymphaea colorata isolate Beijing-Zhang1983 unplaced genomic scaffold, ASM883128v2 scaffold0001, whole genome shotgun sequence genomic interval ACCATGCTTCAAATGAATAATTGAATATGCTGTTCTCGAATTCTTTCCAACCAAGAGGGGTTGTATCACATTGACTGGCAAGGCAGTCcatttcaaaaagtttgaaatccaaatcccgTAGTTGATGTCAAGAAAGAATTCATTTCCTAAATTTTCACCTCAAATTTTATTTCACCCACTcgtgtttaatttttttccccttctttctcttgCCTCACTTTCAAAAATTGTGTATAAACACTTCCCATCTCTTCTCTCAAGGAGATCTGTAGCTCTTTCCTTCTCTGGACCCCAACATATACATCTCTCCCCTCCATTGACACCCCCAGACCCACCATGGAAGGTTTGGATTATTACCAGATGAACTTCAAGTCCTTTCATGGTGGTATGGGTGCACGTCGTATTTTCATAAGAGGACCTGTGATCTCCTGAAGGTGGCGTACGCTAATGGCGTGGCACTTGCACCCTTTCTGCCTAGTGCTTCTCTATTTCATCTCCATCTCCCTTCTGGGCTTCATCGCTCTTGTGCTTTTCGAGCATGCGAAGCCCGGCAGTTCCACCAGCCTCGGCAATGTCGACCTCTTCTTTATGTCCGTGTCGGCGATGACGTCGTCCAGCCTCGCCTCCGTCAACATGGAGGACATGTCCAACTCCCAGTTTTGGGTTCTCATTTTCCTCATGCTTGTGGGTGGTGAGTCCTTCCTCTCTGCCGTCACCCTCCTGTTTCAGTGCCTCGACTTTTCCGCCCTCGTCCCGAGGCCGGAATTGGCCGGCATGTCGAGGACTGCGGACACCACGGACGTCGAGATGCCAGTCCGGCGTGGTGTCATCGCCGGTGCCGAGAATGGGGGAGGGGCCGATGGGTCGGAGAGTACAACTACAGATGTGGCGATGGTTGACGAGAGGATGATGAAGCTGGGGTCCAGGAAGTGCCTGGCGAATGTGGCCTTGGGCTTCTGCATGTTTGTCAATATACTTGGCTCTCTAATGGTGTTTGCTTATTTCAAAGTGATTCCCAGCGCTAGGAGGATTCTCAACCAAAAGGGCCTCAACGTGGCCACTTTCTCAATTTTCACCACGGTTTCTTCCTTTACAAACTGCGGCTTCTTCCCAAATAATGAGAACATGGTGATCTTTAGAGAAGACTCCGGGCTGTTGTGGATGGTCATCGGTCAGATTCTTGTTGGGAATACATTTTACCCTGTTTGCTTGACCCTCATTATCTGGGTACTTATGAAATGGTTTCCTAGGAAAGAGCACGAGTACCTGTGGAAGAAAGGCCATGAATTGGGGTACTCCCACTTGTTCCCATGGCGGAGCACCGTTTATCTCACAGTCTCCGCTGTAGGTTTCACGGTCGTGCAGCTAATCATGTTTGGGTTCTTAGAGTGGGGATCCGTGTCGGGGCTTAGTTTCTACCGGAAGTTCGTCGCCGGGCTTTTCCAGTCTGTCAACGCGAGGCATGCTGGAGAAATGGCCTTCGATCTTTCGGTTTTCTCGCCGGCGCTCTTGGTGGTCTACATAGTTATGATGTGAGTTATTGTCTgcctttct includes:
- the LOC116267867 gene encoding sodium transporter HKT1-like, with the translated sequence MAWHLHPFCLVLLYFISISLLGFIALVLFEHAKPGSSTSLGNVDLFFMSVSAMTSSSLASVNMEDMSNSQFWVLIFLMLVGGESFLSAVTLLFQCLDFSALVPRPELAGMSRTADTTDVEMPVRRGVIAGAENGGGADGSESTTTDVAMVDERMMKLGSRKCLANVALGFCMFVNILGSLMVFAYFKVIPSARRILNQKGLNVATFSIFTTVSSFTNCGFFPNNENMVIFREDSGLLWMVIGQILVGNTFYPVCLTLIIWVLMKWFPRKEHEYLWKKGHELGYSHLFPWRSTVYLTVSAVGFTVVQLIMFGFLEWGSVSGLSFYRKFVAGLFQSVNARHAGEMAFDLSVFSPALLVVYIVMMYLPPYVFLVPLSSVKTIKKDNHNGSSKTNKRKGGGLIMEYLLLPRVAYLVIFVVLVSITERNKLREDPLNFNLLNIVFELTRLQCLQWWIEQAFLNIIVLYQFWALIYDDEEDMLQHYHLEKAEIAFKPA